The Synchiropus splendidus isolate RoL2022-P1 chromosome 11, RoL_Sspl_1.0, whole genome shotgun sequence genome contains a region encoding:
- the LOC128767637 gene encoding uncharacterized protein LOC128767637 encodes MLLSVCLALLLVIGGAENETTRLELVSKKTMDCSVFGHGMNLKCRRGNVFWFKSAPDGSPPTFIFNQTTEEKAECKREPQQKCVFRTSRNVTVNNSDPDFCAVLSCGHILVGNFSKAMNESSPQDLVIPGVLGGGLLICVGVIAALLYIIMKLKRDLLAATSFRNPTAGDRNGPQSGFAAMEENGDVLTYATPSTTSRRTAGKPPVSQLESVIYSNVRVGEPRICFEDH; translated from the exons GAGCAGAAAATGAGACAACTCGGCTGGAGCTAGTAAGCAAGAAGACCATGGACTGCTCCGTTTTCGGTCATGGAATGAATTTAAAGTGCAGGCGGGGAAATGTCTTCTGGTTCAAATCTGCACCAGACGGATCACCACCCACTTTCATCTTTAATCAAACGACCGAGGAAAAGGCTGAATGCAAGAGAGAACCACAGCAGAAGTGTGTTTTCCGCACCTCAAGAAACGTCACTGTCAACAACAGTGACCCTGACTTCTGTGCTGTGCTCTCATGTGGACACATTCTAGTTGGGAATTTCTCAAAAGCCATGAATGAAT CTTCTCCTCAGGATCTGGTGATTCCAGGTGTGTTGGGAGGTGGACTCCTCATCTGTGTGGGAGTCATCGCTGCACTCCTTTACATCATCATGAAACTGAAGCGAGATTTGCTTG CGGCTACTTCTTTCCGGAATCCCACCGCAGGTGACAGGAATGGTCCACAG AGTGGCTTCGCTGCCATGGAGGAGAATGGAGATGTCCTGACGTATGCAACTCCAAGCACCACCAGTAGGAGAACTGCTGGCAAACCACCTGTGAGCCAGTTGGAGAGTGTGATCTATTCTAATGTGAGAGTTGGAGAACCGAGGATCTGTTTTGAAGACCActga